DNA sequence from the Streptomyces tsukubensis genome:
GCACATGCTCGGTCTGGACGTCCACGACTGCGCCCAGGCCAGGAACGAGGAGTACGTCGACGGCGTACTGGAGCCCGGCATGGTGCTCACTGTCGAGCCCGGCCTCTACTTCCAGCCGGACGACCTCACCGTGCCCGAGGAGTGGCGCGGTATCGGCGTCCGGATCGAAGACGACCTGCTCGTCACCGAGGACGGTCACGAGAATCTGTCGGACGGTCTGCCGCGGTCGGCGGACGAGGTCGAGGCGTGGATGGCCCGGCACGCGGGCTGACCCCCGGCGAAGTGTCCGCGGCGTCCGCGGCGCCCGGCGAGCCGGGTTCCGGTACGGCCCGCGCGGTATCCGCGCGGGCCGTACCGTCCGCCGCCGTCAGTCCAGCCGGTCCGCCGTCAGCTCACCCACCATGATCGACACCAGGTTGGTGTTGGACCGGGGGCACGACGGCAGCACCGAGGCGTCGGCCACGTACAGCCCCTCCGTACCCAGGACCCGGCCGCCCGGGTCGACCACGGTCGCCGGATCGGCGGGATCGCCCATCCGGCAGCTGCTGGTCGGATGCTGGCCGTCGCCGGCGGTCCGCAGGAGATACCCGTCGAGGGCCCCGTCGTCGTCGACGGCGGCCAGCAGTTCCGCGTTGACCTCGTCGAACCGTCCGTCGCCCAGCTCGGCGACAGGCCGAGCCCGGGCCAGTTCCAGCAGGGTGCGGACCCCGTCGCGCAGCCGCTGGAGATCCCGTACGTCGGACAGCATCCGCTGGTCCAGGAACGGCAGGGCCGTCGGATCCGCCGACCGCAGCACCACCTGCCCCCGTGCGTACACCTGGTTGACCCAGACGAGGATCGCGCCCGCGCCCCGGCCGGTGTCGGCGCGGGCCAGCGCGAGGACGTTCTGGTTGCAGGCCACGAACATCATGTCGTTCGGCTGCCCGCCCGGCCCGCCGCTCGTGTACCGGACGCACACATTGGTGTAGCGGTCGTCGGCGCCCGCCGCCCACGGCTCCGCCAGCGGCAGCCCGATGATGCTCAGGGGATGGTCCTGGAGTCCTGCCCCGACGGGCAGGTCCACGACCGGAGCGATCCCGAGCGCCCGCAGACCGTCGGCCGGGCCGATGCCGGAGCGCTGGAGGATCGCGGGGGAGTGGACGGCGCCCGCGCTCAGCACCACCCGGTCGGCCCGCGCCTCCCGCACCCGGCCCCCGGTGAGGTAGCGCACCCCGGTGGCCCGGCGCCCCGACAGCAGCACCCGGTCGACGGTGGCCTCGCACCGGATCGTGAGCAGGGGGTTCTCCCGCTGCGGTTCCAGATAGCCGTCGTTGGTGGTCACCCGGCGTCCGCCGCGGGAGTTGACCGGGTACGGGGAGACGCCGGTCGCCCCGGGGGCGTTGACGTCCGGCGCCCAGCCGTAACCGGCGGCCAGGGCCGTCTCGTACAGGGCCCGGTCCACCGCGCCCCATGCGGCCGCGGGGGTACGCGTCACCGGGATCGGGCCGCCCCGGCCGTGCCCGGGCTCCCCGCCGTACTGGGCATCGTCCTCCAGCCGGGCGAAGTACGGCAGGACGTCGCGCGGGGACCAGCCGGTGCAGCCGGCCCGGGCCCAGTCGTCGAAGTCCTCCATCGGCGGCCGGATCGCGATCTGCCCGTTGACCGTGGAACTGCCGCCGACGCCCCGGCCCTGGAGATAGGGGAGCGGGGGCTGGACCTCGGTCCGGCGGGCCGTCAGCCCCTGCTGGAGCAGCGACCGGCCGGCTGCCGGGTCTCCCAGGGCCCGCAGCGGATTCGGCAGCCGCCATACCTCGGACAGCTGCGACGAGCGGTGGTCGGGACCGGCCTCCAGCAGCAGGACCCGCTTTCCCTTCGCCGCCGACCGGGCGGCCAGCGCGGCACCGGCCGAGCCCGCGCCGACGACGATCAGATCCCAGTCCTGTTCCCAGTCCTGTTCCCGGCCCCGTTCCTGGCCCTGTTCATGGTCATGGCGAGGTTCGTGGATCACAGTTCTCTCCTTCTCCGCGCGCGACGGCGCGCCGCGCAGATGCGGCGTTCGGTACGAAGCGATGAAGACGGCCGGAGGCAGACGCCCGCACCGCGGGCCCTGAAGGGCGCGGCGGGCGGAAAGGGTCCGGCCGGGGCACGGTGGCGCGGCGGCACGCGGAAGAGAAGAGGGCGTGGGCGCACGGGGCGGACGGTCCGGCCGGAACACGGCCGAACCTGCCCGGGCACACCGGACGGTCACCACCGCTGCGAAGCCCTGGACCGGTCCCGGCGGGGGCGCACCCTCTGATCACGACGAGCCACCGGGGAACCGGTGGCTAGAGTCTGGAGGCCTCGGGACTGGACACGCCCCGCACGATAGGGGTGAACACGGAACACCGTCCACGGATTTTCCCTACCCGAACCGGCCCGGCTTGCCGATACCCGGCTGAAACAGAGCCGCGCGCCCCCGGAAACCCACTGCTGACCAGGTGGAAGCCCCGCTCCCCGAAGCTGGGGGAGTACCCGGCACCGGGTACCGACGAGATGGGGAGACACCGCACGTGCCGAGCGCTCCGACGGTCCTGGAACCCGCAGACGACCCGGAGACGGAGGCCCCGGGGCCCGCCGTCCGGCCACGGGGGCGCGTGCTCACCGCCGCCGCGCTGCTCTGGGCCGGGCTGATGGCACTGCACGACCTGATCCCCAACGCGATCGGCAACCTCGGCAGCCTCTTCCAGACCCTGCTGCCCTGGACGGGTATCGCCGTGCCCGTCCTGCTCGGACTGGCCGCCGTACGCCGCTCCCGTACCGCCGCCGTCGCCGCCCTCGCGCCCGCCGCGGTCTGGGTGGTGCTCTTCGGCGGCGAACTCACCGACAAGGGCGCGGGCGGCGGCGATCTGACCGTGATCAGCCACAACGTCGACGAGGGAAACCGGGATCCCGCGGGCACCGCGCGCACCCTGGCCGCCGCGGACGCGGACGTACTGGCCCTGGAAGAGCTGCCCGCGGACTCCGTCGACGTGTACGAACGCGCCCTGGCCCGCGCCTATCCGCACCATGCGGTACGCGGCGGTGTCGGTCTCTGGAGCCGCTATCCGCTGAGGGATGTCGCGGAGGTGCCCATCCTGCCGTGGACCCGTGCGATACGGGCCACCGCCGACACCCCGCGGGGACCCGTCGCGCTCTACGTCGCGCACCTCGCGTCGGTACGGGTGCACCCCGCCGCCGGATTCACCACCGGGCGCCGCAACGCGTCCGCCCGGTCCCTTGCCGCGGTGCTCCGCGCGGAGCCCCTGCCCCGGGTCGTGCTGATGGGCGACTTCAACGGCACCCCCCGGGACACCGCACTCGCCCCGGTGTTCTCCACGCTCCGCTCGGTGCAGCGGGAGGCCGGTGACGGCTTCGGCTTCACCTGGCCCGCCGCGTTCCCCATGGTCCGCATCGACGATATCCGGGTGAAGGGGATCACCCCGCGCTCCTCCTGGACCCTGCCGGCCACCGGAAGCGACCATCTGCCCGTCGCGGCCTCCCTGCGCCTGTGACCGCCGCGACACCGGAGCGGCCCCGGCCGGTGACTACGATACGAGGGTCGGATGAGCGGTGAGGACCAGGTGAGTCGTGTGGCGGAACCCCGGGTGAGTGGTGTGCCGGAACCCCGGGTCCCGGACCCTCTGAGCGTGCTCCTTGTCGAGGACGACGACGCCATCCGGCGCTCCGTCCAGCTCGCCCTGGAGCGCTACGGCTACCGCGTGACGGTGGCCGCCGACGGACTCGGCGGACTGGAGGCCTTCCGGGCCGGCGGCCACGATCTGCTGATCCTCGACGTGATGCTGCCCGAACTCGACGGTATCGGCCTGTGCTGCCGGATCCGCGAACAGAGCCAGGTACCGGTGCTGATGATGTCGGCACGCGGGGACGCCCTCGACGTGGTCGCCGGTCTGGAAGCGGGCGCCGACGACTATGTGGTGAAACCCGTCGACACCGCGGTCATGGTCGCCCGCATCCGGGCCCTGCTGCGCCGCGCCACCTTCCACGAGGCGGTTATCGCCGGTCCGCCGGAGCGCGACGGCGGCAAACCTCTCGTCTTCGGCGACCTCAGCGTCGACACCCTGGGCATGGAGGTGCACCGGGCCGGCGAACTCGTCCCTCTGACCCCCACCGAGCTCCGCCTGCTGCTGGAGTTCGCTGCCACCCCCGGGGTGGTCCTGGACCGCCGCAAGCTGCTGCGCGACGTCTGGGACTACGGCTGGGAGGGCGATACCCGCGTCGTCGACCTCTGCGTCCTGCGGCTGCGCAAGAAGATCGGCAGCGGCCGCATCGAGACCGTCCGCGGCTTCGGCTACAAACTCGTCCGCGGCTGACCGCCGTGCGCCTGTTCCACCCCCGCGCCCTGCGCTGGAAGATCGCCGCGCTGACCGCCGCGGCCTGCTGTGCGGTCGCCGCCGTCATCGGCCTCCTGGTCCAGGACGCGAATCAGGACCGGCTGGTCGACGTGGGGCGCCAGCGGGCCATGGCCGGACTGGAGAACATGGAGAAGGAGGTCCGGGAGAGGGAAGAGCGGCCGCCGAACGCCGATCTCCGCCCGGTGGACCAGGTGCCCGAGCCGCTCGTGCGCGATCTGGCCGAACAGGCCAGGAACGGAGGCCGCTACGGCTTCTGGTACCAGGTCGACAAGCCCAATATGCACTGGATGTGGGCGGCCGTCGTCGTCGACGACGGCCAGGTGTTGATCTTCCGGGCCGATATGCAGGTCGAAGAGCGCAGCCTCCAGCTCCAGAACCGCTCCCTCGCCACCTCCGTCCTCGCCGCCCTCGCCGTCGTCGTCCCGCTCGCCGCGCTGGCCACGGAGCCGATCGTGCGGCGCCTCGGCCACGGCGCCCGTACCGCCAGGGCGATCGCCGACGGTGACCTCGACGCCCGGATCGGCCGCCCCGGCCGGGCCCGCGACGAGATCACGGAAATGTCGGCGGCCGTCGACGAGATGGCCGCGGCCCTCCAGCGCCGGCTGGAGAACGAACGCCGCTTCACCGCCGATGTCGCGCACGAACTGCGCACCCCGCTGATGGGCCTGGTCACCACCGCCGGACTGCTCCCCGACGACGACGAAGTGGCCGTACTGCTCCGGGACCGGGTACGGGCGCTGAACGCGCTGGTCGAGGATCTGCTGGAGATCTCCCGGCTGGACGCGGGCGTCGAACGGGCCGCCCTCGACGCCGTACCGCTCGGAGAACTCGTCACCGATGTCGTACGGCGTCTGGAAGCAGGCCCCGGGGTCACCGTCACGGTGCCCGCCGGGGACGCGACCCGGGTGGAGACCGATCCACGCCGGGTGGAACGGATCGTGGTGAACCTCGTCGCCAACGCCCAGCGGCACGGCGCCGAACCCGTCGCGATCAGCGTCACCGGGGACCGGGTCACGGTCCGCGACCACGGCCCCGGTTTCCCCGCCGCGCTGCTCGAAGAGGGCCCGCAGCGGTTCCGTACCGGCGCGAGCGAACGGGGACGGGGGCACGGACTCGGACTCACCGTCGCCCAAGGGCAGGCCGGTGTCCTCGGCGCCCGGCTGACCTTCGCCAACGCTCCCGACGGCGGCGCCGTCGCCACCCTCCACCTGTAGGTCCTCCCTCCCGGACCGCCGGGCCGAACGGCCCCCGCTCGGGGTGAAACAGAACCGCAACGCAGCTTCGCGGCGGTGGAAACGGTGCCGCACCGGCCCCGAAGAACGCTTCCCGGAAGGTGTTTCCAGGTGCTTGACCGCACCTGAATCACCGGAGGTGTTCCCCCTATGTCCCCCGTTCGCCGCCGCACCCGACCGGGCCCCGGAGCCCGGCCCGCCGCGCTCCCCGGCCGTTGTCTGTTTCTCGTCCCCCTGCTGGCCGGAGCGCTGCTCGCCGGAGCGTGTGCCCGGCCCTCCGGCGACGAGCCGCTTCCCGACCCCGGCAATCCGGCCGTCGCGCCCGTCGCCGGGTCACTGGACCTGCCCTGGCCGGACGAGGGCCAGGCAGCCGTGTCCGTCGAGGGCATCGGCAGCCTCGGCACCAGGGGCAGGCAGACGCCCGTCCCGATCGCCAGCGTCACCAAGGTCATGACCGCCCATGTGATCCTGAAGGACCGTCCGATCAAAGACGGAACGGACGGCGCGACCGTCGTCGCGGACCAGCAGGCGGCCGACGAATCGTTCTCCTCCAGCGAATCGGCCGCGCCGATACTGGCCGGACACTCCTACACCCAGCGCCAACTGCTGGAGATCATGATGGTGTCCTCCGCGAACAACGTGGCCCGGCTGCTGGCCCGCTGGGACGCCGGCGGTCAGAAGGCGTTCGTCGCCAAGATGAACCGGACCGCCGCCGCCCTCGGCATGAACCGCACCACCTACACCGGGGTGAGCGGTATCGAGTCCGACACCCGCAGCACCGCCACCGACCAGCTGAAACTGGCCGGCGCCGCCATGAAGGACCCGGTCTTCCGCGCGATCGTGGCCACCCCCGCGGTGACCCCTCCGGGCGGGGTACGGATCCCCAACACCAACAAGCTGCTGGGCCAAAACGGTGTCATCGGGCTGAAGACCGGCTCCTCCACCCCGGCGGGAGGAAACCTCGTCTGGGCCGCCACCCAGCGGATCGGCGGCACTGCGCGGCTCGTCCTCGGCGTCGTCCTGGGCCAGCGCGCGGGAACTACTCCCGCCCAGGGCAGCGCCGCCGCGCGCGATGCCGGTCTGGCCCTGGTCACCGCGGTTCGCAAGGACCTTCCGAACGCCGTCGTCCGGGCGGCCGGGGCGGGAGGCTGACCCCCGTGCGGCACGCCTGTCGCAGTCGCAGTCGCTGCAGCGGACGGCCGTACCGCCGTCAGTACGGTGGACGGCCGAGGCCCGCCGGTGGGTACCGGCGGGCCCGGGGGAAAGCGCCCGAAGAGACTCAGATCCTGGCCCAGAGGGCGTAGCCACCCGAGCTGTGGGGGGAACACCACCACACCTTCCCCCAGATGACCTCGCCCGCGGTTCCCGCTGCCTTGCAGGACTCCTCGGTGGGGTAGTAGCCGTGGACGATCCACGGCCATTCGGCGGCGGCCGCCTTCACGGCAGCCGCTTCTGCGGTGGGGGCCGCCGCTGCGGACGGGGTCGCGGTCAGGGCGAGTGCCCCCGCCGTCAGAGCGGCTGAGCCGAGAACGATTCCGATGCGTCTGATCATGACGTACTCCCTCGGAGACGGAAGAGAGTGAGACAGAGCGGAGAGAACGTTCGGTACGGGCCGTCCGGCCGACGGCCAAGGGAGAACGTAGCGACGGCCTCCGAGGCCGGACAAGAGGTCTACACCAACGAAACGTCACGTGTCAGTGAATGTCGGTCTCCCCTGCCGCATACGTCCCGCGCGACCCTGACGTCACCCCGTGACCGAGCGTCCGGCCCCGGGAGAGGGCCGACGAGCGCGGCGGCCGCGCATACGGAAACCGGCGGGCAGCGCGGGACGGTCCCGCCAACAGGCCCTGGAAAAGGCTCGCGTGGCGCGACAGTATGCCCAATCAGTCATGAGCATTTCAACCGTGGTCAAAGGCCGGTCAAGCCGGTAAGTTGTCGCACGCACAGCGGACACGGAGGTCCGGAAAGCGGCGATCCCGCCGGGACCACCGACCCGGTGTGTGCCCGACGCCCTGTCATGACGAGCAGGGTGACCGGGCCCGGGCGGTACTCGTCGCCGTCCGTACCCCCGCTGTGTCCAGCGCACCACTCACGCCGCATCCGTGCGGCGAGCTGTTCCACCTTCCGCGCCCCGGCCCCCCCGTTCATCGGGTGTTCCCCCCTTCCGCCGGGCCCGGGCGCGTTCCCCCACACACCGGCCGGCGGCATGCCCCGGCCGGACGACGAAAGGTGTCAGCCCCTCATGCGCAAGACCCATATCTCCGGTATCGCCGCCGGAGCCCTCGGGCTCGCCCTGCCGATCGCCCTCGTTCCCGCCACCGGATCCGCCGCCCCCGTCCCCACGCCGCTGGTCTCGGTCGCCCAGGCCCCGGCGGAGAGCGAAATCAAGGGTCAGTACATCGTCACCGTGAAGGCCGGCAACGACGCCGCGGCCGTCGCCCAGGCCAAGTCGGTCAGAACGGACTATGTCTACGACGAGGTCATCAACGGCTTCGCCGCCTCCCTGACCTCGTCGCAGCTGGCCGCGCTCCGCGCCGACAAGCGCATCGCGTCCATCGAGGAGGACCAGAAGGTCGTCTCCAAGGCGACCCAGAACAACGCGCCCTGGGGCCTGGACCGAATAGACCAGCGCTCCGGGCGCAACACCACGTACACCTACAACGGCACCGGCGCCGGGGTCACCGCGTACATCATCGACTCCGGTATCTACACGGCCCACCCCGACTTCGGGAACCGCGCCCGCAACGTCTTCGACGCCTTCGGCGGGAACGGCCAGGACTGCAACGGCCACGGCACCCATGTCGCGGGCACCGTCGGCGGCTCCGTCCACGGCGTGGCCAAGGGCGTCCAGCTCCGCGGGGTGAAGGTCCTCAACTGTCAGGGCTCGGGCTCCTTCTCGGCCATCATCGCGGGCTTCGACTGGGTCCGGCAGAACGCGGTGAAGCCCGCCGTCGCCAACGCCTCTCTCGGCGGTGGCTACTCGGCCGCCCTCAACAACGCGGCCACGGCGCTGGCCAACTCCGGCGTCCACACCACCGTGGCCGCGGGCAACAACAACCAGAACGCCTGCAACTACTCCCCGGCCAGCGCCCCCGGCGCCCTCTCCATCGCCGCTTCGGACTCCGCCGACAACAAGGCGAGCTTCAGCAACTTCGGCAACTGCACCGACCTGTACGGTCCCGGTGTCGGTGTCGTCTCCACCCGGATGGGCGGGGGCACCACCAGCATGAGCGGTACGTCGATGGCCGCGCCGCACGTCGCGGGCGTCGCCGCGCTCTACAAGGGCGCCTACGGTGAGGCCTCCAGCACCACCGTCAACAACTGGATCATCAACAACAGCACCGCCAACGCGATCCGCGGCAACGTCACCGGTACGCCCAACCGCCTGCTGTTCAAGTCCACGCTCTAGCGGCGGCGCCGCCCACGCGGCGCACGGACCGGGAGTGATACCGCTCCCCACGGCCGAAAGGGCCCGGCCGGACTCCGGCCGGGCCCCCTGCGTGCCGGTTCGTCAGACGCCGGCGATCGACTGGATCCAGGGACGGTACGCCGTCACATTGGTGTAGGCGGTCGTGGTCTGCCGGTCACTGGTGGAGGCGACGCCGACCTGGATGCCGTTGGCCATCATCGGGCCGCCGGAGTCGCCGCCCGCGGTGATGCCGTCGCCGCGGCGGGCGCAGATCGCGGAGCCGTTGTAGGCGTCGCGGCAGCCGCCGGTCACGACGACCCTGGCGACCTTCAGGAACTGGGACTGGCAGTTGATCTCCGAACCGCACTGGGAGGTGGCTCCCCAGCCGTACACCTGGACGGTCTGGTTCACCGAGACCGACCCCGGCTGTCCGAGGCGCGAGTAGGTCGCCGACACCGAGCGGTCCAGCTTGACCAGCGAGAGGTCGGAGGAGGCGTGGTTGTACACGCCGGAGGCGTTGGCCACGGTGCCGCCGCTGGTCTGGTCGAGGCTGCCGATGCGGAACGACAGCCCGCCGCCGCCCACGCAGTGCCGGGCGGTCAGAATCCAGGTCGGCGCGATGATCGTGGCGCTGCACGTCTGGCGGCCGTTGGAGAACAGCCGGGCCGCCCACGGGGCGTCGGTGGCATAGCCGCCGCCGATGATCGGCAGGGCCGCTGTACCGACCGGGGTCGGGGCCGGGGTGGCAGCGGTGGCTGTGGGGGCCAGCGCGACAAGGGTGGCCGCCGCGGTCGCGAGGGCGGGTATGACTCGGGTGATGCGCATGTGGTTTCTCCATTGTGTGGGGGATGGAGCCCTGCCGGGTGTGGCAGGAGACGCACACGCCGGGGTGGTACGGCATATGCGTGACGTGTTCATGACATGTAGAGCCGCGGGGAGAATCTGACAGACGGCGCGCCGTCGGCGCAAGGGGGCGGCGGAGGCGACCTCACCGGCGGGCACTGCGTCCCGCGACACCGCTGGAGACCCCCCGGGACGGCCCCCGCACTCCCTGAGGGCCCGGATTCCCCCGTACCCGCGCCGCGCCCTGCCCGTCGACCCCGCCGTCCACCGCCTTCCCCGGCCCGGCGTGGTAGGGATCGTCCGTACCACCCGCACACCTCGGAGGCCCCCATGAGCCCGGAACCCACGCCGCCGGGCGGCGGACTGCACTGCCTGGTCACCGGCGCCACCGGCTATATCGGCGGCCGCCTCGTCCCCGAACTGCTCACGGCCGGACACCGCGTCCGGGCCCTGGCCCGCTCGCCC
Encoded proteins:
- a CDS encoding GMC family oxidoreductase encodes the protein MIHEPRHDHEQGQERGREQDWEQDWDLIVVGAGSAGAALAARSAAKGKRVLLLEAGPDHRSSQLSEVWRLPNPLRALGDPAAGRSLLQQGLTARRTEVQPPLPYLQGRGVGGSSTVNGQIAIRPPMEDFDDWARAGCTGWSPRDVLPYFARLEDDAQYGGEPGHGRGGPIPVTRTPAAAWGAVDRALYETALAAGYGWAPDVNAPGATGVSPYPVNSRGGRRVTTNDGYLEPQRENPLLTIRCEATVDRVLLSGRRATGVRYLTGGRVREARADRVVLSAGAVHSPAILQRSGIGPADGLRALGIAPVVDLPVGAGLQDHPLSIIGLPLAEPWAAGADDRYTNVCVRYTSGGPGGQPNDMMFVACNQNVLALARADTGRGAGAILVWVNQVYARGQVVLRSADPTALPFLDQRMLSDVRDLQRLRDGVRTLLELARARPVAELGDGRFDEVNAELLAAVDDDGALDGYLLRTAGDGQHPTSSCRMGDPADPATVVDPGGRVLGTEGLYVADASVLPSCPRSNTNLVSIMVGELTADRLD
- a CDS encoding endonuclease/exonuclease/phosphatase family protein, whose protein sequence is MEPADDPETEAPGPAVRPRGRVLTAAALLWAGLMALHDLIPNAIGNLGSLFQTLLPWTGIAVPVLLGLAAVRRSRTAAVAALAPAAVWVVLFGGELTDKGAGGGDLTVISHNVDEGNRDPAGTARTLAAADADVLALEELPADSVDVYERALARAYPHHAVRGGVGLWSRYPLRDVAEVPILPWTRAIRATADTPRGPVALYVAHLASVRVHPAAGFTTGRRNASARSLAAVLRAEPLPRVVLMGDFNGTPRDTALAPVFSTLRSVQREAGDGFGFTWPAAFPMVRIDDIRVKGITPRSSWTLPATGSDHLPVAASLRL
- the cseB gene encoding two-component system response regulator CseB, encoding MSGEDQVSRVAEPRVSGVPEPRVPDPLSVLLVEDDDAIRRSVQLALERYGYRVTVAADGLGGLEAFRAGGHDLLILDVMLPELDGIGLCCRIREQSQVPVLMMSARGDALDVVAGLEAGADDYVVKPVDTAVMVARIRALLRRATFHEAVIAGPPERDGGKPLVFGDLSVDTLGMEVHRAGELVPLTPTELRLLLEFAATPGVVLDRRKLLRDVWDYGWEGDTRVVDLCVLRLRKKIGSGRIETVRGFGYKLVRG
- a CDS encoding sensor histidine kinase, with protein sequence MRLFHPRALRWKIAALTAAACCAVAAVIGLLVQDANQDRLVDVGRQRAMAGLENMEKEVREREERPPNADLRPVDQVPEPLVRDLAEQARNGGRYGFWYQVDKPNMHWMWAAVVVDDGQVLIFRADMQVEERSLQLQNRSLATSVLAALAVVVPLAALATEPIVRRLGHGARTARAIADGDLDARIGRPGRARDEITEMSAAVDEMAAALQRRLENERRFTADVAHELRTPLMGLVTTAGLLPDDDEVAVLLRDRVRALNALVEDLLEISRLDAGVERAALDAVPLGELVTDVVRRLEAGPGVTVTVPAGDATRVETDPRRVERIVVNLVANAQRHGAEPVAISVTGDRVTVRDHGPGFPAALLEEGPQRFRTGASERGRGHGLGLTVAQGQAGVLGARLTFANAPDGGAVATLHL
- a CDS encoding D-alanyl-D-alanine carboxypeptidase family protein; protein product: MSPVRRRTRPGPGARPAALPGRCLFLVPLLAGALLAGACARPSGDEPLPDPGNPAVAPVAGSLDLPWPDEGQAAVSVEGIGSLGTRGRQTPVPIASVTKVMTAHVILKDRPIKDGTDGATVVADQQAADESFSSSESAAPILAGHSYTQRQLLEIMMVSSANNVARLLARWDAGGQKAFVAKMNRTAAALGMNRTTYTGVSGIESDTRSTATDQLKLAGAAMKDPVFRAIVATPAVTPPGGVRIPNTNKLLGQNGVIGLKTGSSTPAGGNLVWAATQRIGGTARLVLGVVLGQRAGTTPAQGSAAARDAGLALVTAVRKDLPNAVVRAAGAGG
- a CDS encoding S8 family peptidase, encoding MRKTHISGIAAGALGLALPIALVPATGSAAPVPTPLVSVAQAPAESEIKGQYIVTVKAGNDAAAVAQAKSVRTDYVYDEVINGFAASLTSSQLAALRADKRIASIEEDQKVVSKATQNNAPWGLDRIDQRSGRNTTYTYNGTGAGVTAYIIDSGIYTAHPDFGNRARNVFDAFGGNGQDCNGHGTHVAGTVGGSVHGVAKGVQLRGVKVLNCQGSGSFSAIIAGFDWVRQNAVKPAVANASLGGGYSAALNNAATALANSGVHTTVAAGNNNQNACNYSPASAPGALSIAASDSADNKASFSNFGNCTDLYGPGVGVVSTRMGGGTTSMSGTSMAAPHVAGVAALYKGAYGEASSTTVNNWIINNSTANAIRGNVTGTPNRLLFKSTL
- a CDS encoding S1 family peptidase, producing the protein MRITRVIPALATAAATLVALAPTATAATPAPTPVGTAALPIIGGGYATDAPWAARLFSNGRQTCSATIIAPTWILTARHCVGGGGLSFRIGSLDQTSGGTVANASGVYNHASSDLSLVKLDRSVSATYSRLGQPGSVSVNQTVQVYGWGATSQCGSEINCQSQFLKVARVVVTGGCRDAYNGSAICARRGDGITAGGDSGGPMMANGIQVGVASTSDRQTTTAYTNVTAYRPWIQSIAGV